The Chthoniobacterales bacterium genome includes a window with the following:
- a CDS encoding efflux RND transporter permease subunit: MKGFNLTEWAIHHKALAIYFMIVSIVAGVSAYLHLGRNEDPEFTVKTMVVQTLWPGATQEETVKQVTDRIEKKLQDTPNLYYLKSYTVAGQSTVFVYLLESTPKKDVPDLWYQVRKKVCDIRQTLPQGVVGPFFNDEFGDTYGIIYAFTADGFSHRELRDNAEEARSRLLRVKDVSKAEFLGTQDERIYVEFSTHRLAELGMDRMELIKVLVSQNAVVPSGVIQTKNEAMLMDVTGRFESEKDLAQVNFSFGGKMLRLSDIATITRGYADPPQPVFRVNGKDAIGLALSMRAGGDILALEKNLHEVMETFKAELPVGIETFLVSNQPEVVHRSVDEFMEALWEAIAIVLVISFLNLGLRAGLVVATSIPLVLAIVFVTMQIFGIDLQRISLGALIIALGLLVDDAMITIEAMVSKVEHGWDSIKAAIFAYASTAYPRLTGTLVIALGFVPVGFAKSSAGEYTFTLFAVVVIAVLTSWVVAALFTPLIGTMLLKPHKHDNKEKSKHEGGGRLLTGYHRLLLFTMRNSKVTLAVTIVVFGLSLWLARFVPSQFFPASDRPELVVDLRLRHDASIYASDTASQKLDEILRSDPDIVHWSSYVGRGAIRFYLPLDVQLQNDFFAETIIVTKSLKTREQVKKRLETALQEKFPEAVGRVFPLELGPPVGWPVQYRVSGPDLYKVRELSDKLAGIVGESPDVKNVSFNWMDPIRKLQIRVNQDEARQLGLSSAAVSQLINAAVTGISVTQVRDSIYLIDVVVRAEASERMSLETIRTLKIPLPNGRSVPLTELASINYAQDLPLVWRRDRLPTLTVQAETKDGVLAATAVANLAEKVSAMKRQLPAGYKIVEGGSVEESEKGQSSVLAVFPLMLVLMITVLMFQMQSFSRLFLVCSVAPLGVIGVVLALLVTQKPMGFVAMLGTVALIGMIIRNSVILIDQIETEKAAGRAGWDAVVEASLVRFRPITLTAQAMILGMAPIAPTVFWGPMAYAIMGGLAVATVLTLIALPSLYIKWFKITEPKLEIPAEPHPTDPALAARNIEVLTTH; encoded by the coding sequence ATGAAAGGCTTCAATCTTACCGAGTGGGCGATCCACCATAAGGCACTCGCCATCTACTTCATGATAGTTAGCATTGTGGCCGGAGTCTCGGCCTATCTGCACCTGGGTCGCAATGAAGACCCTGAGTTCACCGTGAAGACAATGGTAGTCCAGACGCTCTGGCCTGGCGCAACTCAGGAAGAGACGGTGAAGCAGGTAACTGACCGCATCGAGAAGAAGCTACAGGACACGCCAAATCTCTATTATTTGAAAAGCTATACCGTGGCTGGGCAGTCCACAGTCTTTGTCTATCTACTAGAGTCCACGCCGAAGAAGGATGTGCCGGACCTCTGGTATCAGGTCCGCAAGAAGGTCTGCGATATTAGGCAGACGCTTCCGCAAGGAGTCGTGGGGCCGTTCTTCAACGACGAATTCGGCGACACTTATGGGATTATCTATGCCTTCACGGCGGATGGCTTTAGTCACCGGGAATTGCGCGATAACGCGGAAGAGGCGCGCTCGCGTCTGCTGCGAGTGAAAGATGTGTCCAAAGCCGAATTTCTTGGCACCCAGGACGAGCGCATCTATGTCGAGTTCTCCACGCATCGCCTAGCCGAACTCGGCATGGACCGCATGGAACTCATCAAGGTGCTAGTCAGCCAGAACGCCGTGGTTCCTTCCGGCGTCATCCAGACGAAGAATGAGGCAATGCTTATGGATGTGACCGGACGGTTTGAATCCGAGAAGGATCTGGCGCAGGTCAATTTCTCCTTTGGCGGAAAGATGCTGCGCCTAAGTGACATCGCGACCATCACACGCGGCTATGCCGACCCCCCGCAGCCGGTCTTCCGCGTCAATGGCAAGGATGCCATCGGTCTGGCGCTCTCGATGCGCGCCGGCGGCGACATCCTTGCTTTGGAAAAAAACCTGCATGAGGTGATGGAGACATTCAAAGCGGAGTTGCCCGTTGGCATTGAAACGTTCCTAGTCTCGAATCAACCCGAGGTAGTTCACCGCTCGGTCGATGAGTTCATGGAGGCGCTGTGGGAAGCTATCGCGATTGTCCTTGTCATAAGCTTTCTGAATCTAGGTCTGCGGGCGGGCCTGGTCGTGGCGACTTCGATCCCGCTGGTGCTGGCCATCGTGTTTGTCACCATGCAAATCTTCGGGATCGACCTACAGCGCATCTCGCTCGGCGCGCTGATCATCGCGCTGGGGCTGCTCGTCGATGACGCGATGATCACCATAGAGGCGATGGTCTCGAAGGTGGAACATGGATGGGACTCAATCAAAGCGGCGATCTTTGCTTATGCCTCCACTGCTTATCCGAGACTTACCGGCACGCTGGTGATCGCGCTCGGCTTTGTGCCGGTAGGTTTCGCCAAGAGTTCGGCGGGCGAATATACCTTCACGCTCTTTGCTGTAGTAGTCATCGCCGTCCTTACCTCCTGGGTCGTTGCCGCGCTCTTCACTCCGCTCATCGGGACGATGCTTCTAAAGCCCCACAAGCACGACAACAAGGAGAAGAGTAAGCATGAAGGTGGCGGGCGTCTTCTAACTGGTTATCATCGTTTGCTGCTCTTCACGATGCGTAACTCCAAAGTAACGCTGGCGGTGACGATCGTAGTCTTCGGCCTATCGCTGTGGCTCGCGCGGTTTGTGCCCAGCCAGTTCTTTCCCGCGTCGGATAGGCCGGAACTTGTCGTTGATCTGCGCCTGCGGCACGACGCCTCCATTTATGCCTCGGATACGGCTTCGCAAAAGCTCGACGAAATCCTCCGCAGCGATCCCGATATTGTCCACTGGAGTTCCTATGTCGGCCGCGGGGCGATCCGATTCTACCTGCCGCTCGACGTGCAGTTGCAGAACGATTTCTTCGCGGAAACAATCATCGTCACTAAGAGCCTGAAAACGCGCGAGCAGGTCAAGAAACGTCTGGAAACCGCGCTTCAGGAAAAGTTCCCCGAGGCAGTCGGGCGGGTCTTCCCGCTTGAGCTGGGACCGCCCGTGGGCTGGCCGGTCCAATACCGGGTTAGCGGCCCTGACTTATACAAGGTGCGGGAACTTTCGGACAAGCTGGCCGGAATCGTGGGAGAGAGTCCCGACGTGAAAAACGTGAGCTTTAACTGGATGGATCCAATCCGGAAACTCCAGATTCGCGTGAATCAGGATGAGGCCCGGCAGCTAGGGCTCAGTTCGGCGGCGGTTTCGCAGTTGATCAACGCCGCCGTCACGGGCATCTCCGTGACTCAAGTGCGCGATAGTATCTATCTGATTGACGTGGTGGTGCGAGCCGAGGCCTCGGAACGCATGTCCCTGGAAACCATCCGCACCTTGAAGATACCGCTTCCGAACGGACGCTCGGTGCCTTTGACCGAGCTGGCCAGCATCAATTACGCGCAGGATTTGCCCCTCGTTTGGCGTCGCGACCGACTGCCTACCCTGACCGTCCAAGCCGAGACCAAGGATGGCGTGCTGGCGGCGACTGCCGTGGCAAACCTCGCGGAAAAAGTCTCCGCGATGAAGCGCCAACTACCGGCCGGCTACAAGATCGTTGAAGGCGGCAGCGTCGAGGAAAGTGAGAAAGGTCAGTCCTCCGTCCTAGCGGTCTTCCCGCTCATGCTCGTGCTGATGATCACGGTCCTGATGTTCCAGATGCAGAGTTTCAGCCGCCTCTTTCTGGTCTGCAGTGTCGCGCCGCTGGGTGTCATTGGTGTGGTCCTGGCGCTCTTGGTCACGCAAAAGCCGATGGGGTTCGTGGCCATGCTGGGCACCGTCGCGCTGATCGGCATGATCATCAGAAACTCGGTGATCCTGATCGACCAGATCGAAACCGAGAAGGCCGCGGGACGCGCGGGTTGGGATGCCGTGGTCGAAGCATCCCTGGTGCGTTTTCGCCCGATCACACTCACCGCACAGGCGATGATTCTGGGCATGGCGCCGATCGCGCCGACCGTCTTCTGGGGCCCCATGGCCTATGCCATCATGGGCGGGCTCGCGGTGGCCACCGTGCTGACTCTGATCGCACTGCCGTCGCTCTACATTAAGTGGTTCAAGATCACCGAACCCAAACTGGAAATACCCGCTGAGCCGCATCCAACCGACCCTGCTCTCGCCGCCAGGAATATCGAAGTACTAACAACTCACTAA